The sequence below is a genomic window from Laspinema palackyanum D2c.
CTCTTTCGATCCAGGGGAGGTATCTTTTAACTTGGCAGATAATCGTCTGCACGGACAAGGCAATGTATTTGGGTTAGCTGGGAATAAATATGGATGGATCGTAGAAATTGACCCCACCGACCCCAATGACTATGGGACCAAGCACACTTGGTTGGGACGCTATCGCCATGAAGCTGTCGGAGTAAGGGTGGAGTCGGGTAAACCCTTGGCGTTTTATTCGGGATGCGATCGCCAGGGGGGTCACCTTTATAAGTTTGTCAGTCAAGGAGTTGTCACCAATCCCACGGATAAAGGTAACTCCCAATTATTGGCCGAGGGTCAACTCTATGGAGCGAAGTTCAACCCGGATGGAACGGGAAATTGGATTCCCCTGACTCCGGAAACGGCGATCGACCCCCAACTCCCCAGTCAATTGGTGGGGAATGTCATCGCTTTACCCCAACGGCAACCGCCAACTACCGCAAGACAGCGGAATCAACCCCAAGGTGGTTATTTCATTGGCGATCGCGACCAACAGATCCAGTCCTTTAAACAACAGTTCAAAACCCTCAATGACCTCTATGTAGGCAACCCCGAAGAAAAACAAGGGGCCATTTTAATCGATGCTCACTATGCGGCTAATGCTGCTGGCGTCACCTGCACCGCCCGTCCAGAAGATACCATCATTGCTCCCGATGGTTCCCTCTATATCGCTTTTACTGCCGGAGGGTCCGCAACCGAAGGAGGCCCCGATAACCGCATCTTTACCGGACCCAATGGCGAAACTCCCTATCCCTTTGGCTGGATTTTCCGCCTCCAGGAAGACAGCAACGAACCCGCTTCCCTCTCCTTTACTTATGAAAAATTAGCCCTCGGCGGTGAACCCGCCCAAGGGGGAGTAGGATTCTCTAACCCAGATAATCTATTAGTAGATTCTGGAAATAATCTCTGGATGGTGACGGATATGAGTACCGGGGGACTCAATCGCCCTGTTCCTTCTCGGGTGGATGACTCGGGACAGGCGATCGCTCTTGCCCAGCAAATGGGCATCTTTGGCAATAATTCCATCTGGTTCATTCCCACCTCGGGACCCGAAGCTGGCAAAGCCTATTTATTCGGGTTGGGACCAATGGAGTGCGAAACAACCGGGCCATTTTTAACCCCAGACGAACGCACTCTATTTTTAGCCGTGCAACATCCCGGTGAAACCAATGGAATCCGGATGAATCGAGCCACAGAAACGCGGGAGTTCGCCATGCTGACTGTAGAGGGAGAGGAATTTATCCAAACTCGTCAGGTCCCGTTGGGTTCAAACTGGCCGAATAAAGGACCCAATGACCCCCCGATACCAGCGGTTGTCGCGATTCGCCGT
It includes:
- a CDS encoding PhoX family protein, with amino-acid sequence MMNIKRREFLLFLSGFAGTVALSSLQSCNFPGLQSSPKSLNFKPLKGPLPVPTDGIAPAQQIAEYSSYEVLDDLVLPEGFTYDAIAQWGDPVGDSRFGYNNDYLSFIETAPNEGYLVINFEYVSASTWMQTYPLVIQKPLPLEEVKAGMSTDSRGETPSVINAFALPNSNPLKAQIQQICEEALIDQGLGVISLRQTPEGQWERTNSPADRRITGISGLKDGRYLKVTGPGVKIFQKQQVQGYRDGLGDRIIGTFGNCAGGTTPWGTVLSAEENFQSQVSEPVYADGSSFDPGEVSFNLADNRLHGQGNVFGLAGNKYGWIVEIDPTDPNDYGTKHTWLGRYRHEAVGVRVESGKPLAFYSGCDRQGGHLYKFVSQGVVTNPTDKGNSQLLAEGQLYGAKFNPDGTGNWIPLTPETAIDPQLPSQLVGNVIALPQRQPPTTARQRNQPQGGYFIGDRDQQIQSFKQQFKTLNDLYVGNPEEKQGAILIDAHYAANAAGVTCTARPEDTIIAPDGSLYIAFTAGGSATEGGPDNRIFTGPNGETPYPFGWIFRLQEDSNEPASLSFTYEKLALGGEPAQGGVGFSNPDNLLVDSGNNLWMVTDMSTGGLNRPVPSRVDDSGQAIALAQQMGIFGNNSIWFIPTSGPEAGKAYLFGLGPMECETTGPFLTPDERTLFLAVQHPGETNGIRMNRATETREFAMLTVEGEEFIQTRQVPLGSNWPNKGPNDPPIPAVVAIRRLDSQAIPPRMTSI